AACGGGAGATTGCCGCGTGATCGATTCACTGCACATTTCAACCGTGCGTGAAGCTACTATGGGAAGGGAGTCAATCATGGAAAAGCTAAAAATTGCAGGAGCCTATCCGTTAAAAGGGCAAGTTAGAATAAGTGGAGCAAAAAATAGTGCTGTTGCTTTAATCCCCGCAACCATTTTAGCGGAATCACCTGTTACGATTGAAGGTCTGCCTGAGATTTCAGATGTGGGTAACCTGAAAGATTTATTAGAAGAAATCGGCGGTAAGATTGAGCTAAAAGATCAGGAAATGACAGTGGATCCAAGAAATATGGTGTCGATGCCGTTACCGAATGGAAAGGTGAAAAAGCTTCGAGCCTCCTATTATTTAATGGGTGCGATGCTGGGAAGATTTAAAAAAGCGGTAATCGGTCTGCCAGGGGGCTGCCATTTAGGTCCAAGACCGATTGATCAGCATATTAAAGGCTTTGAAGCATTAGGTGCAAAAGTAACAAATGAGCAAGGTGCGATTTACCTGAGAGCTGAAGAGCTTCGCGGTGCCAGAATCTATTTGGACGTTGTAAGTGTAGGTGCCACTATTAATATTATGCTCGCGGCTGTTCGTGCTAAAGGAAAAACAATTATTGAAAATGCAGCAAAAGAGCCTGAAATTATAGATGTAGCAACCCTATTAACCAGTATGGGCGCAAAAATTAAAGGTGCCGGAACCGATGTAATCAGAATTGAAGGAGTCGATCAGCTTAACGGTTGTCGCCACACCATCATTCCTGATCGAATTGAGGCAGGTACATATCTCATTTTAGCGGCAGCGATGGGTGACGGAGTGATTATTGACAATGTCATTCCTCTGCACTTAGAGTCTATTATCGCCAAACTAAGAGAGATGGGAGTCACTGTTGAAACCAGTGATGACCAAATTTTTGTCAGACGGGCAGAAAAAATGAAAGCCGTTGATGTGAAAACATTAGTTTATCCGGGCTTTCCAACTGATCTCCAGCAGCCTTTTACAAGTCTGTTAACATTAGCGGAAGGAACAAGTGTGGTTACAGATACGATCTATTCGGCCCGTTTTAAGCATATAGATGAATTAAGACGTATGAATGCTAATGTAAAAGTAGAAGGCCGTTCTGCAATTATTACCGGTCCTGTTCAGCTTCAGGGAGCCAAAGTGAAAGCGAGTGAATTAAGAGCCGGAGCCTCATTGGTGATTGCTGGCCTGATGGCCGAAGGAATTACTGAAATAACAGGTTTAGAACATATTGATCGTGGATATAGTCATTTAGTAGAGAAATTAAATGGGCTAGGTGCTACGGTTTGGCGCGAAAAAATGACGCAAGAGGAAATTGAACAACTAAAAAGTCAGTAATGTTGCAAGGTTTTCTTTATTACGGCAAATATAACCCTTTATCGGCTATTTAAGTAGGGCCACCTGGACTATTACAATAAGTACTTAAAAAAGATACAGAGAATAGCTGTAAAACATACAGTTATTCTCTGGTACTACTTCCTACTCACTTCCACGCCTGCTACTACATGGTTTAAAAAGCGATTGCAGAGAAATAGAGTGAAGATAGCCCCCACCTTACGAAAAAACCCCTAGAAATGATCTGTTTCAAAATTAAAATCAACAGATTCGTCCGAACGATAAAAAATTCTGATACAATAGCATATGAATACAGGCGACCATGAGGGAGGGCTTACAGACAAATGGAACGCAGTTTATCAATGGAATTAGTTCGTGTTACTGAAGGAGCCGCCTTAGCTTCTGCCCGATGGATGGGGCGTGGCCTAAAGGATGAAGCCGATGATGCAGCTACCAGTGCAATGCGAGACGTTTTTGATACAGTCCCAATGAAGGGAACCGTGGTAATCGGAGAAGGAGAAATGGACGAGGCTCCAATGCTATATATTGGCGAAAAATTGGGAACCGGTTACGGTCCTCGAGTCGATGTAGCAGTTGACCCGCTAGAAGGAACAAACATTGTCGCATCAGGGGGGTGGAATGCCTTAGCTGTCCTTGCGATTGCAGATAATGGCTGCTTGCTCCATGCTCCAGATATGTATATGGAAAAAATTGCGGTTGGCCCAGAGGCAGTTGGGCAAATTGATATCAATGCCTCTGTTTTGGACAATTTAAAAGCAGTAGCGAAGGCTAAAAATAAAGACATTGAGGATGTAGTAGCAACCGTTTTAAACCGTCCGCGCCATGATCAAATTATTAAAGAGCTTCGTGAAGCCGGAGCGAGAATAAAACTTATCAATGATGGAGACGTAGCTGGAGCTATTAATACTGCATTTGATCATACGGGTGTTGATATTTTATTCGGTTCAGGCGGAGCACCAGAAGGCGTTTTAGCGGCCGTTGCCCTCAAATGCTTAGGCGGGGAACTCCAAGGGAAACTATTACCGCAAAATGATCAAGAATTGGCTCGCTGTCAAAAGATGGGGTTAGATGTAAATAAAGTATTGTTAATGGACGACTTGGTAAAAGGAGACGATGCCATCTTTGCTGCAACAGGTGTTACAGACGGAGAATTGTTAAGAGGCGTTCAGTTTAAAGGTTCTTACGGTTTAACACACTCAGTTGTTATGCGTGCAAAATCCGGTACGGTTCGCTTTATCGATGGGAGACATAGTTTAAAGAAAAAACCAAACCTTGTCATTAAGCCTTCTTAATAAAATGGCTATGTTAAAGCTTGTTGTTGATTTGAGCGGAAGGCGCGAGACTCATTTCCACTAGTGGAAAGTGGGAAAAGCGAGTCAAGGGAGACCCCGCAGGCGCTTGAGCGCCGAGGAGGCTCCCAGACCGCCCGCGGAAAGCGAGCGCCTGTAGCGGAAATCAACAGGATCGTTTAACAAAGCCAATAAAGAAGAACTCGGATCAAAAGGGTCCGAGTTCCCATTATAGACTTTTTTCCTTTGACAAATACAAGGAATCGTTCTACGATAGATAAGGTTTCTGCTTATTACTTCGAAATTGAATCTCCAAAAAAATTAACCACCTTTCCGCCCATCCGTTTTTTTCAGGTCCTATTAAAAAAACTGAATGGCCTTCAAAGCAGATAAGTACTTTTTGGAGAGGGAGTACATTTTATTTATCACAACTTAATAAAAAAAGCGTGGTGCATGTAATGGAAGAATTAACAATAGCAGCTCTAGAGACGATGAAGTTAAAAGATCTGTATGAGTTAGCCAAAAAATATAAAATATCATATTATAGCAAGCTTACGAAAAAGGAACTAATATTTGCTATCTTAAAAGCACAAGCCGAGCAAGAAGGGTACTTCTTCATGGAAGGTGTCTTAGAAATCATTCAATCAGAAGGTTTTGGTTTCTTAAGGCCGATTAATTATTCACCAAGCTCTGAGGATATTTACATCTCAGCTTCACAAATCCGCCGATTCGATTTGCGAAATGGTGACAAGGTTTCAGGTAAGGTTAGGCCTCCAAAAGAAAATGAAAGGTACTTCGGTCTTTTACATGTGGAAATGGTCAACGGTGATGACCCTGAAACTGCAAAAGAGAGAGTCCACTTTCCAGCATTAACTCCTTTATATCCTGACCGCCAAATTAAATTAGAAACAACACCTCGTAACCTTTCTACACGGATTATGGATTTAATTGCCCCAGTTGGGTTTGGTCAGCGCGGTTTAATTGTTGCTCCTCCAAAAGCGGGGAAAACCATGTTACTTAAAGAAATTGCAAATGCGGTAACTACGAACCATCCAGAAGCAGAATTAATTGTCTTGCTTATTGATGAACGCCCAGAGGAAGTAACCGATATTGAAAGATCTGTAGCGGGGGATGTTGTAAGTTCTACCTTTGATGAAGTGCCAGAAAACCATATTAAAGTGGCGGAACTCGTATTGGAAAGAGCCATGCGTCTGGTTGAGCATAAGCGGGATGTCATTATTTTAATGGACAGTATTACTCGTTTAGCCCGTGCCTATAACCTGGTTATTCCGCCAAGCGGCCGGACTTTATCCGGTGGGATTGACCCAGCTGCTTTCCACCGTCCCAAGCGTTTCTTCGGGGCAGCGCGTAACATTGAAGAGGGCGGAAGTTTAACGATTTTAGCAACAGCTTTAGTGGATACAGGTTCCCGGATGGATGATGTCATTTATGAGGAATTTAAAGGAACCGGTAATATGGAGCTCCACTTAGATCGCCATCTGGCTGAAAGACGGATCTTCCCAGCCATTGATATTCGCCGGTCTGGAACCCGTAAAGAAGAATTGCTCATCGAGAAGGATCAGTTAGACAAACTATGGGCAATCCGCAAAACATTGTCCGACTCTCCAGATATCGCAGAAAAAATACTAAGACGCCTTCGCCAAACAAAATCCAACGAAGAATTTTTCGCACAGCTGGCCGAAGAAATGAAGCAAGGCAATAAAAAATCCCTTTTGTGAAACAAGGGGACGGTTCTTCTGTTTCACTTTGAGAAATGAGCGGACTCTCGGACAAAAACGGGTTTTTCTCATGAAGAATTATCCGTTTACTAGGGTTGCAAACTTACCGACCGCTTGTTATAATGGTAACAGTTTGTTTCAAAGGTTTGCAGACTGAATCTAGGTCTGTATGGTTATATAAACTCTGTTTCGAAATGATTCAGGGCGTAGAAGGAGTGGAAGAGAATGAAACAAGGTATCCATCCAGAATATAAAAAAGCGCTAGTTAAATGCGCATGCGGTAACGAATTTGAAACTGGTTCAGTGAAGGATGAAATTCGCGTAGAGGTTTGCTCTGAGTGCCATCCATTCTATACTGGCCGTCAAAAATTTGCATCTGCAGATGGACGTGTTGATCGATTCAATAAAAAATACGGCCTTAAGCAATAACATTCAAAACAGGCAAGCGCAATTTACTTGCCTGTTTTTTCTCTTTATACATAGTTAGTTTATTGAATTTTTAGTGTATAATACGAAACAAATAATGGGACATAACGTGTTCATATAGAAAAGAAGAAACGGGTTTGGAAGGAGCGGCAATGGATTATGTTTGTAGTAAAACAATCGGGCTGGATTGAGGTTATTTGTGGGAGTATGTTTTCAGGGAAATCCGAGGAATTAATTAAGAGGGTACGCAAGGCACAATTTGCAAAAGAAACCGTTGCCGTTTTTAAACCAGTGATTGATAACAGATATAGTGACTTAGCTGTTGTATCGCACAACGGAAGCCAAGTACAGGCCACATCCATTTCAACCTCACACGAAATTCTGGGATATGTAACAGCGGATGTGGACCTAGTGGCAATCGATGAAGCCCAATTTTTAGATGCTGACCTGACAGAAGTCGCCCAAACATTAGCGAATCGTGGGCACCGCGTCGTTTTAGCTGGCCTTGATCAGGATTTTCGCGGCGAGCCCTTTGGACCGATGCCGCAATTAATGGCGATTGCAGAGTTAGTGACAAAGCTTCATGCGGTTTGCTCAGTATGCGGCTCACCAGCGAGCCGAACTCAGCGCCTCATTAATGGTGAACCAGCTCTGTACGATGATCCCGTTATTAAAGTCGGAGCCTCAGAAAGCTATGAACCAAGATGCCGCCATCACCATGAAGTGCCTGGAAAACCGAATGCTTTGATGCACCAGCTAAATAAAGAAGTAAAACTATAATACCCCTTTTTGTAAGGGGTTTTTCCTTTTTTAGGATAAAATATTTTCTGCCCCTAGAGGAGATGATAATCCTAGGGGAGGTAGAAGAATAATGAAAATAGTAACAGGGTGTCTATCCGCACTTTTTTGTCTGTCCCTCCTCGGAGGATGCGGCCCCGGTGGTGCCAAGGATTCTATCTTTGAAGAAGCCGATTCTTATGGAACGCGCCTTAGCACCGAACGGCCAGATGACCTGAATGGCCGGGACTTGAGAGATGATCGGACCAATACGAACCAAAGCCCGACCTCTTATATTGATCTTAGTGATGACATGCCAACCTTAGACGATGACATGGATCAGGCCAGAGGTGTAATCGAAAGGGAAACAGATTATGAGCCAGGTCCTATCACAATCAATGGCCAAGATATGTGGGTCACTGCATATCATCAGGGCATCATGTCAGAAGAGGAACGAAGAAGAGAAGAAGCAACTCTCCATAAGCTCTTAATTAAAGCCTTGCCTCGATATTATATCGAAGTTCAATTAAGAGAAGATCGCAGATAAATGAAAAGCCAGGTCCCTCTAGTACGAAAGAGGGGGTGGCTTTTTTGTTTGGGTGGAGGGTTGATGAATTCCTGTTAAAGGGTAGGAGTTCAGTTAAATGAGGTTGAGTTCGGTTATCGGGAGTGAATTCGTTGAAACGGCAGCGGTTCGTTTATTGAATTTCTGAGTTCCGTTAAACGGCAGCGAGTTCGATTATCGGGTTTACTGAGTTCGTATAAACGGCTGAGAGTTCGGTTATCGGGTTTCTGAGTTCGTATAAATACAGTTGAGTTCGGTAAACGCTGTACTGAGTTCGGAAATAGGGTAGCTGAGTTCGGTAAAATGGAGCCGAGTTCGGTAAAACGGGTACTGAGTTCTGAAAAAAAGTGCCTGAGTCCCGAAAAACAAGTACTAAGTTCCGAAAAAAAGTGCCTGAGTCCCGAAAAACGGGTGCTGAGCTCTGAAAAAAGTCCCCGAGTCCCGAAAAACAAGTGCTGAGTTCCGAAAAAAGTGCCTGAGTCCCGAAAAACGGGTACTGAGTTCTGAAAAAAGTGCCCGAGTCCCGAAAAACAAGTACTAAGTTCCGAAAAACAGTACCCATGTTCCGAAAAAAGCACCCGCGTTACGAAAAACGAGCCAATATATAAGTAACCCAGCCCCCATTTTCAAAATCTCCGCTCCATTACAAATATTCATCGCTAACAAAATCCAATTTTATGTGATAATAGTGTAAAGGAATAACGTGTAAAAAGGAGAGGGAGAAAAATGCTGACGGATTACCATGTGCACATGCATGAAACCGGAGATTTTTCGGTCGATTATTTGAAAAAGTACATAGAAAAGGCTAAGGAAAAAGGGATTGAAGAGCTCGGAATATCGGAGCATGCCTACTTTTTCTGGGAGACGAAGGACATCCTCTCCAATCCTTGGATCGACAATCGGCGCGGGATTGATTTTAACGATTATTTACGGCTTTTTGAGGAAGCCAGGAAGCAGGATTTACAAGTCAAAATGGGAATTGAAATGGACTATACCCCTGGAAAAGAAAAAGAGATGGAGATCTTCATCAACTCTAATCCGTTCGATTATGTAATCGGTTCGGTTCACTGGATTGGGGACTGGGGGATAGACTTAGAAATTTATCGGAATGAGTATGATAAACGAGACATTTTTGAAGCATATGAGCAGTATTTTGATCAGATTGTAACGTTAGCAGAATCGAAGCTTTTTAGCTTTGTCGGCCATATTGATTTAATTAAAATTTTTAAATATAAACCAAGTGACCAAGCCTTTATCGAAAGACAATACGACCGCGCAGTGAAGGCACTTGCC
This genomic stretch from Bacillus oleivorans harbors:
- a CDS encoding UDP-N-acetylglucosamine 1-carboxyvinyltransferase, with the protein product MEKLKIAGAYPLKGQVRISGAKNSAVALIPATILAESPVTIEGLPEISDVGNLKDLLEEIGGKIELKDQEMTVDPRNMVSMPLPNGKVKKLRASYYLMGAMLGRFKKAVIGLPGGCHLGPRPIDQHIKGFEALGAKVTNEQGAIYLRAEELRGARIYLDVVSVGATINIMLAAVRAKGKTIIENAAKEPEIIDVATLLTSMGAKIKGAGTDVIRIEGVDQLNGCRHTIIPDRIEAGTYLILAAAMGDGVIIDNVIPLHLESIIAKLREMGVTVETSDDQIFVRRAEKMKAVDVKTLVYPGFPTDLQQPFTSLLTLAEGTSVVTDTIYSARFKHIDELRRMNANVKVEGRSAIITGPVQLQGAKVKASELRAGASLVIAGLMAEGITEITGLEHIDRGYSHLVEKLNGLGATVWREKMTQEEIEQLKSQ
- the glpX gene encoding class II fructose-bisphosphatase, giving the protein MERSLSMELVRVTEGAALASARWMGRGLKDEADDAATSAMRDVFDTVPMKGTVVIGEGEMDEAPMLYIGEKLGTGYGPRVDVAVDPLEGTNIVASGGWNALAVLAIADNGCLLHAPDMYMEKIAVGPEAVGQIDINASVLDNLKAVAKAKNKDIEDVVATVLNRPRHDQIIKELREAGARIKLINDGDVAGAINTAFDHTGVDILFGSGGAPEGVLAAVALKCLGGELQGKLLPQNDQELARCQKMGLDVNKVLLMDDLVKGDDAIFAATGVTDGELLRGVQFKGSYGLTHSVVMRAKSGTVRFIDGRHSLKKKPNLVIKPS
- the rho gene encoding transcription termination factor Rho, which produces MEELTIAALETMKLKDLYELAKKYKISYYSKLTKKELIFAILKAQAEQEGYFFMEGVLEIIQSEGFGFLRPINYSPSSEDIYISASQIRRFDLRNGDKVSGKVRPPKENERYFGLLHVEMVNGDDPETAKERVHFPALTPLYPDRQIKLETTPRNLSTRIMDLIAPVGFGQRGLIVAPPKAGKTMLLKEIANAVTTNHPEAELIVLLIDERPEEVTDIERSVAGDVVSSTFDEVPENHIKVAELVLERAMRLVEHKRDVIILMDSITRLARAYNLVIPPSGRTLSGGIDPAAFHRPKRFFGAARNIEEGGSLTILATALVDTGSRMDDVIYEEFKGTGNMELHLDRHLAERRIFPAIDIRRSGTRKEELLIEKDQLDKLWAIRKTLSDSPDIAEKILRRLRQTKSNEEFFAQLAEEMKQGNKKSLL
- the rpmE gene encoding 50S ribosomal protein L31 — protein: MKQGIHPEYKKALVKCACGNEFETGSVKDEIRVEVCSECHPFYTGRQKFASADGRVDRFNKKYGLKQ
- a CDS encoding thymidine kinase produces the protein MFVVKQSGWIEVICGSMFSGKSEELIKRVRKAQFAKETVAVFKPVIDNRYSDLAVVSHNGSQVQATSISTSHEILGYVTADVDLVAIDEAQFLDADLTEVAQTLANRGHRVVLAGLDQDFRGEPFGPMPQLMAIAELVTKLHAVCSVCGSPASRTQRLINGEPALYDDPVIKVGASESYEPRCRHHHEVPGKPNALMHQLNKEVKL
- a CDS encoding histidinol-phosphatase; amino-acid sequence: MLTDYHVHMHETGDFSVDYLKKYIEKAKEKGIEELGISEHAYFFWETKDILSNPWIDNRRGIDFNDYLRLFEEARKQDLQVKMGIEMDYTPGKEKEMEIFINSNPFDYVIGSVHWIGDWGIDLEIYRNEYDKRDIFEAYEQYFDQIVTLAESKLFSFVGHIDLIKIFKYKPSDQAFIERQYDRAVKALAESGTCIEISTAGLRKPVGEIYPDPLLLKKCYDAGVGIVLCSDAHAPKHVGYEYEQSLKLARSVGYEEIQVFTGRKKETYRLG